One window of Campylobacter avium LMG 24591 genomic DNA carries:
- a CDS encoding glycosyltransferase, whose translation MSNELNQPLISVIMPCYNREGYISEAIESILDQTYTNFEFIILDNCSTDNTYEIVKEYAKKDKRIIALQNEKNKGFVYSHNKLLSLAKGKYIALMHDDDISLPKRLEKQVRYMEDNPDITVLGTLIESFPVKWMDWVIPANAELMSLLLQFHNHMAQPTNMIRAEFVKNNNIKFLEDYYYYYAFDYKFYMQILECGGKITNLDEVLLLYRFDNHSCSSKPETQKKQNLSVRTIQIENLQQFFNEEELEHIFKGINSYSFHRDSIKRKELYEVFSRMQERDANSIFSEKTYEEAIKLYVGQKTTMHIFFTINDSYTQHLCVLIASILKNSTTLDDFHFYVLHDGCLSEFSKNDIQNLRNIKEFDIDFVEVNDDRVYDCEQSSNPEMFHTSKEVYFRYILPNINENIDRLLYLDVDCIVEDSLNKFYNSDFKGKYVCVMDDGNYNSYKYYKKAFGVEHPFNAGVLLINAKKWREDSIVDNLFFNTKIFTLSKKIMYQYQDVLNHAFKDKCIKLNPKFNVQHCTLTNTTNMTSYNDHDLHFAKIKPTIIHYTGICKPWNERGVYNPLWKRYWHYIKYTPYSFLLESKYKELFAKSLVNLYGAADRTKRHLSYRLGEVLLKTRSLSSAFSLLFRLIKAIKAYKSDKIAYNAMIKIYPDLKLTKLENYSDYQESLKVKKQLTYKLGELLIKHPFTFLFRVSKVYKEWKKEKTNEFK comes from the coding sequence ATGTCCAATGAATTAAACCAACCTTTAATATCAGTTATTATGCCTTGTTATAATAGGGAGGGATATATATCCGAAGCTATTGAATCTATACTGGATCAAACATACACAAATTTTGAGTTTATTATATTAGATAATTGTTCTACAGATAATACATATGAGATAGTTAAAGAATATGCTAAAAAAGATAAAAGAATCATAGCCCTACAAAATGAAAAAAACAAGGGTTTTGTGTATTCTCATAATAAGCTACTATCTTTAGCAAAAGGTAAATATATAGCTCTTATGCATGATGATGATATATCTTTGCCTAAAAGACTCGAAAAGCAAGTAAGATATATGGAGGATAATCCTGATATAACTGTTCTTGGAACCCTTATAGAGAGTTTTCCTGTAAAATGGATGGATTGGGTTATACCGGCTAATGCAGAACTTATGTCTTTGCTCTTACAATTTCATAATCATATGGCTCAACCAACTAATATGATAAGAGCCGAATTTGTAAAAAATAACAATATAAAATTTTTAGAGGATTACTATTACTACTATGCTTTTGATTATAAATTTTATATGCAAATTTTAGAATGTGGTGGAAAGATAACAAATTTAGACGAGGTCTTACTTTTGTATCGCTTTGATAATCATTCATGTAGCTCAAAACCAGAAACGCAAAAAAAGCAAAATTTAAGTGTAAGAACTATACAAATAGAAAATTTGCAACAATTTTTTAATGAAGAAGAGCTTGAACATATATTTAAAGGCATTAATTCATACTCTTTTCATAGAGATAGTATAAAACGCAAAGAGCTTTACGAGGTTTTTTCGCGTATGCAAGAAAGAGATGCAAATAGTATTTTTAGTGAAAAAACCTATGAAGAAGCAATAAAGCTTTATGTTGGTCAAAAAACTACTATGCACATCTTCTTCACAATCAATGATAGCTATACTCAACATCTTTGTGTATTGATAGCTTCTATACTTAAAAATTCTACTACTTTAGATGATTTTCATTTTTATGTTTTGCATGATGGTTGTCTAAGTGAATTTAGCAAAAACGACATACAAAATCTAAGAAATATAAAAGAATTTGATATTGATTTTGTTGAAGTTAATGATGATAGAGTATATGATTGTGAGCAAAGCTCTAATCCTGAAATGTTTCACACATCCAAAGAAGTATATTTTAGATATATACTCCCAAATATAAATGAAAACATAGATAGGCTACTATACTTAGATGTAGATTGCATAGTTGAAGATAGCCTAAACAAATTTTATAACTCAGATTTTAAAGGAAAGTATGTATGCGTAATGGATGATGGCAATTATAATTCATACAAATATTATAAAAAAGCTTTTGGTGTTGAGCACCCTTTTAATGCAGGTGTTTTGCTAATAAATGCTAAAAAATGGCGAGAAGATTCTATAGTTGATAACTTATTTTTTAACACTAAAATTTTTACTTTATCCAAAAAAATAATGTATCAATATCAAGATGTTTTAAATCACGCATTTAAAGATAAATGTATTAAGTTAAATCCAAAATTTAATGTTCAACATTGCACTCTAACAAACACAACAAATATGACAAGTTATAATGATCATGATTTACACTTTGCAAAAATAAAACCAACTATAATTCATTATACAGGAATTTGTAAGCCTTGGAATGAACGTGGAGTTTATAATCCACTTTGGAAAAGATATTGGCATTACATAAAATATACTCCATATAGCTTTTTATTAGAAAGCAAATATAAAGAGCTTTTTGCAAAATCTTTAGTAAATCTTTATGGAGCAGCTGATAGAACTAAAAGGCACTTATCTTATAGACTTGGAGAAGTTTTGTTAAAAACCAGATCTTTATCATCGGCTTTTTCTTTGCTTTTTAGACTTATAAAAGCTATTAAAGCTTATAAAAGCGACAAAATAGCCTATAATGCTATGATAAAAATATATCCGGACTTAAAGCTAACAAAGCTAGAAAACTATAGCGACTATCAAGAATCTTTAAAGGTAAAAAAACAGCTAACTTACAAGCTAGGAGAACTTTTAATAAAACACCCTTTTACTTTTTTATTTAGAGTAAGTAAGGTTTATAAAGAGTGGAAGAAGGAGAAAACAAATGAATTCAAATAA
- a CDS encoding glycosyltransferase family 8 protein: protein MNSNKHIHTFFNINSKYTYIASICISSILSNLSKDYKISFYILSKDLKEEDKEKLQSLKHIKDYDIEFIDVDESVFTKKIESSQAHVSFEANYKFLLSSLKPNLDKCVYLDADLIATGDLAELWEVDIDEYYMAGVIEECKTKSLIYHRQNRLNIKKKNNYVNTGVMLCNLKKWREDDIERKLFDAYHKNEDILLYPDKDAINMVLQGKIKMLDKKYNCLINNIKENKKDVKNALKNSIIIHYSGEIKPWLYNIKYKNDIWFSYAKKLPFYDEFMYKYTKLIDKECLGNDKEIFKNLYDLKPVFDKNYVSLCCAFDDNYAPYFSVLLRSIIDNSDINTNYDIVILHNNNINTVYMKRLLSMISALSNFSIRFVDIYLFANIVDFSKYLLYHWKAEAYFRFFIPKLFKNYEKTLYIDVDTIVLKDLKDLFDTNLEDKFLGVIQDTIITGHIKNFDFVSDVDINEYISNKLGLKDKAKYFGSGVLLFNIKKCSSVDFLGLCLEKLRELKKPLMVDQCVLNSLFADKAKILHTKYNLYQCETYFKNLHTFLPKDVYDLYEEAKKDPVIIHYEFTAKPWNSPHLEKANIWWSYARKTPFYEEILYRNLANPPYPYKGGAKKQIQSHLSYRLGQEILSIKNNKAKIFILPFSLPCVYLIHFISKMLNSLLAFSNASIRPEPLHNYYSDYNEALKIKNNQLTYRLGNLLVKHPFTFLFRVSKVYKEWKKEKTNEFK from the coding sequence ATGAATTCAAATAAACATATACATACTTTTTTTAATATAAATAGTAAATATACATATATAGCTTCTATTTGTATTAGTTCTATACTGAGTAATTTAAGTAAAGATTATAAGATATCTTTTTATATATTAAGTAAAGATTTAAAAGAAGAAGATAAAGAAAAACTACAGTCATTAAAACATATAAAAGACTATGATATAGAATTTATAGATGTAGATGAAAGTGTATTTACAAAAAAGATAGAATCATCTCAAGCTCATGTATCTTTTGAGGCAAATTATAAATTTTTACTATCTTCTTTAAAGCCAAATTTGGATAAATGTGTATATTTAGATGCAGATTTGATAGCTACAGGAGATTTAGCAGAACTTTGGGAAGTGGATATAGATGAGTATTATATGGCTGGGGTTATAGAAGAATGCAAAACAAAAAGTTTAATCTATCACAGACAAAATAGACTCAATATAAAGAAAAAGAATAATTATGTAAATACAGGTGTAATGCTATGCAATCTTAAAAAATGGCGTGAAGATGATATAGAAAGAAAACTGTTTGATGCTTATCATAAAAACGAAGATATATTATTGTATCCAGACAAAGATGCTATAAATATGGTCTTGCAAGGCAAGATAAAAATGTTAGATAAAAAATACAACTGTCTTATAAACAATATAAAAGAAAATAAAAAAGACGTAAAAAATGCACTTAAAAATTCAATTATTATACATTATTCTGGAGAAATTAAACCCTGGCTTTACAACATAAAATATAAAAACGATATTTGGTTTTCTTATGCTAAAAAATTGCCTTTTTATGATGAGTTTATGTATAAATATACAAAGCTTATAGATAAAGAGTGTTTAGGAAATGATAAAGAAATATTTAAAAATCTATATGATTTAAAGCCCGTTTTTGACAAAAACTATGTTAGCTTGTGTTGTGCGTTTGATGATAATTATGCTCCTTATTTTTCAGTATTATTAAGATCGATTATAGATAATTCAGATATAAACACAAATTATGATATAGTCATACTTCATAACAATAATATAAACACAGTTTATATGAAAAGACTTCTATCCATGATAAGTGCTTTAAGCAATTTCTCAATAAGATTTGTAGATATTTATTTATTTGCAAATATTGTAGATTTTAGTAAGTATTTGCTATATCATTGGAAAGCTGAGGCATATTTTAGATTTTTTATACCAAAACTATTTAAAAACTATGAAAAAACACTTTACATAGATGTAGATACCATTGTCCTAAAAGATTTAAAAGACTTGTTTGATACAAACTTAGAAGATAAATTTTTAGGTGTAATACAAGATACTATAATTACTGGACATATCAAAAATTTTGATTTTGTCTCAGACGTAGATATAAATGAATATATATCAAACAAATTAGGATTAAAAGATAAAGCTAAGTATTTTGGTAGTGGAGTTTTACTTTTTAATATAAAAAAATGCAGTAGTGTGGACTTTCTAGGTCTTTGTTTAGAAAAGTTAAGAGAATTAAAAAAGCCTCTTATGGTTGATCAATGTGTATTAAATTCCTTATTTGCAGATAAGGCTAAAATTTTACATACTAAATATAATCTATATCAATGCGAAACTTATTTTAAAAATTTACACACTTTTCTTCCTAAAGATGTTTATGATCTGTATGAAGAAGCAAAAAAAGATCCGGTCATAATCCACTATGAATTTACAGCCAAACCCTGGAATTCCCCTCATTTAGAAAAAGCCAACATCTGGTGGAGCTATGCTAGAAAAACACCTTTTTATGAGGAAATTTTATATAGAAATCTAGCTAATCCTCCTTATCCTTACAAAGGTGGAGCAAAAAAACAAATTCAATCTCATTTATCATATAGACTAGGACAAGAAATTTTATCTATAAAAAATAATAAAGCTAAGATTTTTATTTTACCTTTTAGCTTACCTTGTGTATATCTAATACACTTTATATCAAAGATGTTAAATTCTTTACTAGCATTTTCTAATGCTAGTATAAGACCTGAACCTTTACATAACTACTACTCTGATTATAATGAAGCTTTAAAGATTAAAAATAATCAACTTACTTATAGACTAGGAAATTTACTTGTAAAACACCCTTTTACTTTTTTATTTAGAGTAAGTAAGGTTTATAAAGAGTGGAAGAAGGAGAAAACAAATGAATTCAAATAA
- a CDS encoding glycosyltransferase family 8 protein: protein MNSNKHIHTFFNINSKYTYIASICISSILSNLSKDYKISFYILSKDLKEEDKEKLQSLKHIKDYDIEFIDVDENNIFKKNTGYRDITSHISSEGNYRLLVSSVKANLDKCIYLDVDLIVLGDLSKLWEVDIDEYYMAGVMDQLPLIWKEGFKKLPLAKDYLYVNSGVMLCNLKKWREDDIERKLLEDYEKYNHILRCGDQDVLNISLQGKVKYLDLKYNAMPVQQYKNEKFYEQAFKDPFIVHWAGDRKPWIYAYVKYSNEFLKYAKKLPFYDEFMHKYTKLIDKECLQNYEEKFKTLYDLKPVFDNSVNICSIFDWNYAPYFAVLLQSIIEHSSPDMNYDIVILYNNDISKTYMQKISSMIKQDNISLRFVDIYLFISEIKENYDFHIKDHFSESTYYRFLIPKLFKEYKKLIYIDADTIALKDLKEFYAIDLDDKFLGVVRDTLIAAQKYDTNTVEYIEKKLNLDSYENYFNAGVLLFDIAKCNSIDFLNLCLEKLKELEKPRIVDQCVLNSIMYKKVKFISLRWNYLWNTNIKNRNLNRVFNDDFYEEFKDSFKNYYIIHYCDHFKPWNSPHLEKADIWWSYARKTPFYEEILYKNSPMPYKAGAVNIIQSHLSYKLGKEILSVKNNKLKILLLPLSIPWTYILHFTSKAFNNLLANSNGLIKPEPMHHYSDNHEAIRIKNHLTYRLGNTLVKHPFTFLFRISKVYKEWKKEKGMRF, encoded by the coding sequence ATGAATTCAAATAAACATATACATACTTTTTTTAATATAAATAGTAAATATACATATATAGCTTCTATTTGTATTAGTTCTATACTGAGTAATTTAAGTAAAGATTATAAGATATCTTTTTATATATTAAGTAAAGATTTAAAAGAAGAAGATAAAGAAAAACTACAGTCATTAAAACATATAAAAGACTATGATATAGAATTTATAGATGTAGATGAAAACAATATATTTAAGAAAAATACAGGATATAGAGATATAACATCTCATATAAGTTCTGAAGGAAATTACCGTCTTTTAGTCTCATCTGTTAAAGCAAATTTAGACAAATGTATATATTTAGATGTAGATTTGATAGTTTTAGGAGATCTTTCAAAACTTTGGGAAGTGGATATAGATGAGTATTATATGGCTGGGGTTATGGATCAGCTTCCTTTAATATGGAAAGAAGGTTTTAAAAAACTACCATTGGCAAAAGATTATTTATATGTAAATTCAGGTGTAATGCTATGTAATCTTAAAAAATGGCGTGAAGATGATATAGAAAGAAAACTGCTTGAAGATTACGAAAAATATAACCATATACTAAGATGTGGAGATCAAGATGTCTTAAATATAAGCTTACAAGGCAAAGTAAAATATTTAGACTTAAAATACAATGCTATGCCAGTTCAACAATACAAAAATGAAAAATTCTATGAACAAGCCTTTAAAGATCCTTTTATAGTGCATTGGGCTGGGGATAGAAAGCCTTGGATATATGCATATGTTAAATATAGTAATGAATTTTTAAAATATGCTAAAAAACTGCCTTTTTATGATGAGTTTATGCATAAATATACAAAGCTTATAGATAAAGAATGTCTGCAAAATTATGAGGAGAAATTTAAAACACTATATGATTTAAAACCAGTATTTGATAATAGCGTTAATATATGCTCTATATTTGACTGGAATTATGCTCCTTATTTTGCTGTATTGTTACAATCTATCATAGAGCACTCAAGCCCTGATATGAATTATGATATAGTTATTCTATACAATAATGATATAAGCAAAACATATATGCAAAAGATAAGCTCTATGATAAAACAAGATAATATTTCTTTAAGATTTGTAGATATTTATTTATTTATAAGCGAAATAAAAGAGAATTATGATTTTCATATAAAAGATCATTTTTCTGAGAGCACTTATTACCGCTTTTTGATTCCAAAACTATTTAAAGAATACAAAAAGCTTATTTATATAGATGCAGATACCATAGCCTTAAAAGACTTAAAAGAATTTTATGCTATAGATTTGGATGATAAATTCTTAGGCGTTGTAAGAGATACGCTAATTGCAGCACAAAAATATGATACAAACACAGTAGAATATATAGAAAAGAAACTAAATTTAGATTCTTATGAAAATTATTTTAATGCAGGTGTCTTGCTCTTTGATATAGCAAAATGTAATAGCATAGACTTTTTAAATTTATGTTTAGAAAAATTAAAAGAGCTTGAAAAACCTAGGATTGTTGATCAGTGTGTTTTAAATTCCATTATGTATAAAAAAGTGAAATTTATATCTTTAAGATGGAATTATCTGTGGAATACAAATATAAAAAATAGAAATTTAAATAGAGTATTTAATGATGACTTTTATGAGGAATTTAAAGATTCTTTTAAGAATTACTATATAATTCACTACTGTGATCATTTCAAACCCTGGAATTCTCCTCATTTAGAAAAAGCAGATATATGGTGGTCTTATGCTAGAAAAACACCTTTTTATGAGGAAATACTATATAAAAATTCTCCTATGCCTTATAAAGCTGGAGCCGTAAATATAATACAATCTCATCTATCCTATAAATTAGGAAAAGAAATCTTATCTGTAAAAAACAATAAGCTTAAAATTTTGCTTTTACCTCTAAGTATACCTTGGACATATATACTTCATTTCACATCAAAAGCCTTTAATAATCTTTTGGCAAATTCAAATGGCTTAATAAAACCCGAGCCTATGCATCATTATAGTGATAATCACGAAGCAATAAGAATAAAAAACCACCTTACTTACAGATTAGGTAATACTCTCGTAAAGCACCCTTTTACTTTTTTATTCAGAATAAGTAAGGTTTATAAAGAGTGGAAGAAGGAGAAAGGAATGAGATTTTAA
- the rfbF gene encoding glucose-1-phosphate cytidylyltransferase, producing MKVLILAGGLGTRLSEETSLLPKPMVEIGGKPILWHIMKIYSYWGFNDFIILTGYKGHIIKDYFINYYTHYSDITVDMSNNSLQIHTTRHEPWKVTMLYTGQENMTGSRILQAKDYVGNESFMLTYGDGLSDVNLKELLAFHKSHKKAITMTSILPEGRFGKLDIDENNRIKAFTEKPKGDASTDNAGWINGGFFVCEPKIFDYIKDSEDTIFEQEPLKNLAKDAELYSYKHNGFWKCMDTLKDKKELSKMWLSAKAPWALWED from the coding sequence ATGAAAGTTCTAATCCTAGCTGGAGGGCTTGGCACTAGACTTAGTGAAGAAACATCCCTCTTACCAAAACCTATGGTAGAAATAGGAGGAAAACCTATACTTTGGCATATAATGAAGATTTATTCATACTGGGGTTTTAATGACTTTATCATACTTACAGGATATAAGGGTCATATCATAAAGGATTATTTTATAAACTACTACACTCATTATAGTGATATAACCGTTGATATGTCTAATAATTCCTTACAAATTCACACCACCCGTCACGAACCTTGGAAGGTAACTATGCTTTACACAGGTCAGGAAAATATGACAGGAAGTAGAATTTTACAAGCAAAAGATTATGTAGGAAATGAAAGCTTTATGCTTACTTATGGAGATGGCTTAAGTGATGTAAATTTAAAAGAGCTTTTAGCCTTTCATAAGTCTCATAAAAAGGCTATCACTATGACTTCTATCTTGCCAGAGGGACGTTTTGGTAAGCTTGATATAGATGAAAATAACCGCATAAAAGCCTTTACTGAAAAACCAAAAGGAGATGCAAGTACTGATAATGCTGGTTGGATAAATGGGGGCTTTTTTGTTTGTGAGCCTAAGATTTTTGACTACATAAAAGATAGTGAAGATACTATCTTTGAGCAAGAACCTCTTAAAAATCTAGCAAAAGATGCAGAGCTTTATAGTTACAAACACAATGGCTTTTGGAAATGTATGGATACACTTAAAGATAAAAAAGAACTTTCTAAGATGTGGCTTAGTGCTAAAGCACCTTGGGCTTTGTGGGAGGATTGA
- a CDS encoding NAD-dependent epimerase/dehydratase family protein — translation MKDCFKNQILNEDLEYIFKSLNDKQKKSFENSSILFTGCAGFLGFYFIHFFIKYSKELGIKKIIALDNFILRKPLWLENLAKDYEELLKLYKFDIITDKIESLEEAKDAKLIIHAASIASPSFYRKYPIQTLDANIWGLRSLLDFYKDKDIRGFLFFSSSEIYGDPASDKIPTDEEYRGNVACIGPRACYDEAKRFGETMCYLFSLEYKMPITIARPFNNYGPGMSLDDKRVPADFAKAVLEARDIELLSDGLPTRTFCYIADAIAGYLKVLVYSEFDYFNIGIDKPELCVKDLADIYIKHAKDIFGLNLELKFKKSSDKNYLTDNPNRRCPIIRKAKTKLDYNPSILVDEGVKRFLNYLKLEKENGVLL, via the coding sequence ATGAAAGATTGCTTTAAAAATCAAATTTTAAATGAGGATTTAGAATACATTTTTAAATCCTTAAATGATAAGCAAAAAAAGTCTTTTGAAAACTCAAGTATTTTATTTACAGGTTGTGCTGGGTTTTTGGGTTTTTATTTTATACATTTTTTTATCAAATACTCAAAAGAGCTTGGCATTAAAAAAATAATTGCCCTTGATAATTTTATATTAAGAAAGCCTTTATGGCTTGAAAACTTAGCTAAAGATTATGAAGAGCTTTTAAAACTTTATAAATTTGACATCATCACAGATAAGATAGAAAGCTTAGAAGAAGCAAAAGACGCAAAGCTAATCATACACGCAGCAAGTATAGCAAGTCCTAGTTTTTATAGAAAGTATCCTATACAAACCTTAGACGCAAACATTTGGGGATTAAGGAGTTTGTTAGATTTTTATAAGGATAAGGATATAAGAGGCTTTTTGTTTTTCTCAAGTAGCGAAATTTATGGAGATCCTGCAAGTGATAAAATTCCAACCGATGAAGAATATAGAGGAAATGTAGCTTGCATAGGACCTAGGGCTTGTTATGATGAGGCTAAGAGATTTGGCGAAACTATGTGCTATCTTTTTTCCTTAGAATATAAAATGCCAATTACTATAGCAAGACCTTTTAATAATTATGGTCCGGGTATGAGCTTAGATGATAAAAGAGTACCAGCTGACTTTGCTAAGGCTGTTTTAGAAGCAAGAGATATAGAGCTTTTAAGTGATGGTTTGCCAACTAGAACCTTTTGTTATATAGCTGATGCTATAGCTGGGTATTTAAAGGTGCTTGTTTATAGCGAATTTGATTATTTTAACATAGGCATTGATAAACCAGAGCTTTGCGTAAAAGATCTTGCTGATATTTATATAAAACATGCCAAAGATATATTTGGTTTAAATTTGGAGCTTAAATTTAAAAAATCTAGCGATAAAAACTACCTCACAGACAATCCAAACAGACGTTGCCCTATCATAAGAAAGGCTAAAACAAAGCTTGATTATAACCCTAGTATCTTAGTAGATGAGGGTGTGAAAAGATTTTTAAACTATCTTAAGCTTGAAAAAGAAAATGGGGTCTTACTATGA
- a CDS encoding UDP-glucose dehydrogenase family protein, translating to MKIAVFGLGFVGLTTALGFAKKGFEVLGYEIDEKKVTSLKDLKIPFYEKDLDETLKEFLGKNFTITADITQALKDVTVVFYCIGTPMSEDGSANLSFLLKALKDTATNISLCAKKPVLVIKSTVPPSSSQEVFLPHLLSLNLKENEDFILANNPEFLREGFAYDDFMNPDRIVIGSKDSKSIKELELLYKPFNAPIHFVSLNSAEFIKYLSNTTLSLNISYANEMSMIAQNIGDIDIIKAFSILHEDKRFNTSPAGITSYLYPGMGFGGYCLPKDTLALYKKAKDKGYEAKILKDILAVNEEVINFYANKLKNELSQDENIGILGLSFKPQSDDVRDSKSATFIKKLLELGFRNIYAYDPIANEIFKNTYDFKISYENSLESIKNKCKVLVLATAWDEFKTLLNDKDKKIYNLRYMKGSKDE from the coding sequence ATGAAAATAGCAGTATTTGGTCTTGGTTTTGTGGGTCTTACCACAGCTCTTGGTTTTGCGAAAAAAGGTTTTGAGGTTTTGGGCTATGAAATAGATGAGAAAAAAGTAACTTCTTTAAAAGACTTAAAAATTCCTTTTTACGAAAAGGATTTAGATGAGACTTTAAAAGAATTTTTAGGAAAAAATTTCACAATCACTGCTGATATAACACAAGCCTTAAAAGATGTAACTGTGGTGTTTTACTGCATAGGAACACCTATGAGTGAGGATGGAAGTGCAAATTTAAGCTTTTTATTAAAGGCTCTTAAAGATACAGCTACTAATATATCTTTATGCGCTAAAAAGCCTGTTTTGGTGATAAAATCAACTGTGCCCCCCTCAAGCTCACAAGAAGTTTTTTTGCCTCACTTGCTATCTTTAAATCTTAAAGAAAACGAGGACTTTATCCTAGCTAATAATCCTGAGTTTTTAAGAGAGGGTTTTGCTTATGATGATTTTATGAATCCTGATAGGATTGTTATAGGAAGTAAAGACTCAAAGTCTATAAAAGAATTAGAGCTTTTATACAAGCCTTTTAATGCTCCTATACACTTTGTATCTTTAAATAGTGCTGAATTTATAAAATACCTTAGCAATACCACCCTAAGCTTAAATATAAGCTATGCTAATGAGATGAGTATGATAGCTCAAAACATAGGCGATATAGATATAATAAAGGCTTTTTCTATCTTGCACGAGGACAAAAGATTTAACACAAGTCCTGCGGGTATTACTTCTTACCTGTATCCGGGTATGGGTTTTGGGGGATACTGCTTACCAAAAGATACTCTAGCTCTTTATAAAAAGGCAAAGGACAAGGGCTATGAGGCTAAAATTTTAAAAGATATTTTAGCTGTAAATGAGGAAGTTATAAATTTTTATGCAAATAAACTTAAAAATGAACTTTCACAAGATGAAAATATAGGAATTTTAGGACTTAGCTTTAAACCTCAAAGTGATGATGTAAGAGATAGCAAATCAGCTACTTTTATAAAAAAACTACTTGAGCTTGGTTTTAGAAATATTTATGCTTATGACCCTATAGCAAATGAAATCTTTAAAAATACCTATGATTTTAAAATATCTTATGAGAATAGTTTAGAAAGTATTAAAAACAAATGTAAGGTTTTAGTATTAGCTACAGCTTGGGATGAGTTTAAAACTCTTTTAAATGACAAAGATAAAAAGATTTACAATCTTAGATATATGAAAGGGTCTAAGGATGAGTAG